CTAGCACGACCTGTCCCCTTTTGACGCCAGGGCTTTCTTCCTCCGCCCCTCACCTCTCCTCTTCCTTTGGTATGAGCAATGACTCTTCTTCTATTTGCCATCTGAGAAACTAATACCTGATGAACCAGGTCAAGGTTAATTTTAATATCGAAGATCTCCTTTGGAAGTAAGACCTGGCCGATTTTTTCACCATTTTGGTTGTAAATTTCAATTTTCATTTTCCTACGAATTACGCTGTCGCATTAAGCAACTCCACGTAGTGTTGATATTGATGAATCTACGAATGTCCTTAAGGCGAGGGAATCAACTTTCGGGACCATCCGCAGCGAATTAGCATGGTGTCGCTGAAGGCGACTAATTCACGAGGACATGAGCGAGCTTCTCGCTGGGAATCTCGCGTGTACCGAAAGTTGCATTCCCGAGCACCTATCCTCTAATTTCAATTAATGTTCCTTTTCTGCCCGGAATAGCACCTGTAACAACAAGTATATTATTTTTAGAATCAACTTTTGCTATTTTCAAATTTTTAACTGTTATTCTTTCTGATCCCATTCTGCCCGGCATTTTTCTGCCTTTAATAACTCTTTCTGGAAAAGAAGATCCCACAGAACCCAAAGTTCTGGCTTCGTGCTTTACACCGTGAGAAGCTCCCCTACCCGCAAAACCCCATCTTTTTACTGCTCCTTGGAAACCTTTACCCTTGGAAATTCCAGAAACTGAAACCTCATCTCCCTCTTCGAAAATTGAAACGTCAATAATATTACCGACTTTGTATCTTGAAATATCTATATCACCTCTAAATTCTCGAATATATCTAAATGGTTTTTGTTTTTGTGGTTTTTTTACTTTTTTCTCTTTTAATTTTTGGAATCCAATCTGAATTGCCTCATAGCCATCTATGC
This genomic stretch from Candidatus Nealsonbacteria bacterium harbors:
- the rplC gene encoding 50S ribosomal protein L3, whose product is MFINMKFILGQKLKMAQIFDEKRNVIPVTLIEAGPCQVLQIKTKEPNSIAKRELQDKKPRTSENSVRGIDGYEAIQIGFQKLKEKKVKKPQKQKPFRYIREFRGDIDISRYKVGNIIDVSIFEEGDEVSVSGISKGKGFQGAVKRWGFAGRGASHGVKHEARTLGSVGSSFPERVIKGRKMPGRMGSERITVKNLKIAKVDSKNNILVVTGAIPGRKGTLIEIRG